The Pyrodictium delaneyi genome contains a region encoding:
- a CDS encoding 4Fe-4S dicluster domain-containing protein, with the protein MARMGMIIDLNRCITCMACTIACLRENVMRQTGDAVELPEGNSTYYARTKPAKMTMEGYPFSGVTYFIQCLHCENAPCAMACPTGATYITENGVVMLDHNKCIGCRACVIACPYGARTMYRGKIGGPAPHSEALLPGYPDKCTFCIHRGSASSNNWVPACVEACAFGARMFGDLDDPASEVSRIVRSGKAVTLAPELGTRPKLFFIPPQRTPAVSRTGRK; encoded by the coding sequence ATGGCCCGGATGGGTATGATAATAGATCTTAACCGCTGTATAACATGCATGGCTTGTACAATTGCGTGTCTACGAGAGAACGTGATGAGGCAGACCGGAGACGCAGTAGAGCTGCCAGAGGGCAACAGCACCTACTACGCACGCACCAAGCCAGCTAAGATGACAATGGAGGGCTACCCGTTCAGTGGCGTCACGTACTTCATACAGTGCCTGCATTGCGAGAACGCTCCATGCGCCATGGCGTGCCCGACTGGCGCCACCTACATCACCGAGAACGGTGTAGTGATGCTCGACCACAACAAGTGCATCGGCTGCCGAGCATGCGTCATAGCCTGCCCCTACGGCGCTAGGACGATGTACCGCGGCAAGATAGGGGGACCAGCACCCCACAGCGAGGCACTACTACCAGGCTACCCTGACAAGTGTACCTTCTGTATACATCGCGGTAGCGCTTCCTCCAACAACTGGGTGCCAGCCTGTGTAGAGGCGTGCGCCTTCGGTGCAAGAATGTTCGGCGACCTAGACGACCCAGCAAGCGAGGTATCGAGGATCGTCAGGAGCGGCAAAGCAGTGACGCTAGCACCCGAGCTGGGCACAAGACCCAAGCTGTTCTTCATACCTCCACAGCGTACTCCAGCCGTATCCCGTACAGGTAGAAAATAA